The following coding sequences are from one Photobacterium angustum window:
- a CDS encoding DMT family transporter, whose translation MLSILWMMGALCSFCLIAIGARELSGDITTAQLMALRSIIGLGIISAIILYYRDKHLFQTQRLRLHVFRNVFHFAGQYGWLLGLTLLPLAEVFAIEFTVPIWTAIIATLFLNERFTSKRLFSLVLGFIGVLIIVQPGIKIINSASLIVLGAAMCYAVSHASTKSLSTSDKPLTILFFMCLVQLPFGLILAYQGWQSPNIFAWGWIVLVSVSALLAHFCMTKAMQSADVTLVVMMDFLRLPLIAIVGFYVYEEGIDWTLFLGASFMLVGNLMNVSSPRKEMVNS comes from the coding sequence ATGCTGTCAATATTATGGATGATGGGTGCACTTTGCTCGTTTTGTTTAATAGCTATTGGTGCAAGAGAGTTATCTGGTGATATCACCACTGCTCAGTTAATGGCACTGCGTAGTATAATTGGATTAGGCATTATTAGTGCTATTATCTTATATTATCGAGATAAACATTTATTTCAGACGCAACGCTTGCGGTTACACGTATTTCGCAATGTATTCCACTTTGCCGGTCAATATGGCTGGTTATTAGGGTTAACATTATTACCCTTGGCAGAAGTTTTTGCGATTGAGTTTACCGTACCTATTTGGACTGCAATTATTGCCACGTTGTTCTTAAACGAACGCTTTACCTCAAAGCGTTTGTTTTCCTTAGTGCTGGGTTTCATTGGCGTACTTATCATTGTTCAGCCCGGTATTAAAATCATTAATAGTGCTTCGCTAATCGTACTAGGGGCGGCGATGTGTTATGCCGTATCTCATGCTTCAACTAAATCACTTTCTACTTCAGATAAGCCATTAACTATTCTATTTTTCATGTGTTTAGTACAACTTCCGTTTGGGTTAATACTAGCTTACCAAGGTTGGCAATCACCCAATATCTTTGCGTGGGGTTGGATTGTTTTAGTGTCTGTTTCAGCACTATTAGCCCATTTCTGTATGACCAAAGCAATGCAATCTGCCGATGTAACCTTAGTGGTTATGATGGACTTTTTACGCTTACCTTTAATCGCGATTGTAGGGTTTTATGTTTATGAGGAAGGGATTGATTGGACTCTTTTCTTAGGTGCCAGTTTTATGCTGGTGGGTAATTTAATGAATGTGAGTTCACCTAGAAAAGAAATGGTGAATAGTTAA